A genomic segment from Leptospira fainei serovar Hurstbridge str. BUT 6 encodes:
- a CDS encoding Fur family transcriptional regulator: protein MNEDKKTASRKTKQKEEIFRVIQDAKGPLSVKEIYDLSKITLKNIGIATVYRTVSNLLESEKIHEIKLPGESSRFETSHLEHHHHFHCIKCDRVFDVEVCPFPIENLPKGFRVDSHEIILYGVCSECNLTNK, encoded by the coding sequence ATGAACGAAGATAAGAAAACCGCGTCTCGGAAGACAAAACAGAAAGAAGAAATTTTTCGTGTGATCCAGGATGCGAAGGGTCCTTTATCCGTAAAGGAAATCTACGATCTTTCCAAAATCACATTAAAGAATATCGGAATAGCGACGGTCTACCGGACCGTAAGCAATCTATTAGAATCCGAAAAAATTCACGAGATCAAACTTCCCGGGGAATCCTCTCGTTTTGAAACGAGCCATCTAGAACACCATCATCATTTCCATTGTATCAAATGCGATCGAGTGTTCGATGTGGAAGTTTGTCCTTTCCCGATCGAAAACTTACCTAAAGGATTTCGAGTAGACTCCCATGAGATCATTCTTTATGGGGTTTGCTCCGAATGTAACCTAACCAACAAATGA
- the zigA gene encoding zinc metallochaperone GTPase ZigA — MQSTRRLPVTVLSGFLGSGKTTVLNHILKNRDGIKVAVIVNDMSEVNVDAGLIKSGGAQLSRTEETLVELSNGCICCTLREDLLNEVSKLAKDGKFDYLIIESTGIAEPLPVAETFTFEDESGFSLSQIADLDTMVTVVDAGNFLKDYSSSEDLADRDLEANEEDERAIVDLLIEQVEFANVLLVSKIDLVSNEELNNLTSILKRLNPEALVVPIREGEVEPKLILNTGRFDFLKAAEAPGWLKELRGEHLPETEEYGVTSFVYRSRKPFHPQKFWDILQEEWPGVIRSKGFFWLASRMDSVGGWSQAGGACRTEDAGLWWAATPRSEWPEEELEREISFQWQEPYGDRRQEIVLIGVDMDHAEITSLLDGCLVSDEEFSCGPISWESFSDPFPKWEIRKEEELESPSR; from the coding sequence ATGCAATCGACTCGCCGACTTCCAGTCACGGTTCTATCCGGATTCTTAGGCTCCGGAAAAACAACGGTACTCAATCACATTCTGAAAAACCGCGACGGCATTAAAGTTGCAGTGATAGTAAACGACATGAGTGAAGTGAATGTCGATGCGGGCCTGATAAAATCCGGAGGAGCACAACTATCGCGTACGGAAGAAACCTTGGTCGAACTTTCCAACGGTTGCATTTGTTGTACGTTGCGCGAAGATCTGTTAAACGAAGTTTCTAAGCTGGCAAAAGACGGCAAATTCGATTATCTTATTATTGAATCCACTGGTATTGCCGAACCTCTTCCCGTTGCGGAGACCTTTACATTCGAGGACGAAAGCGGTTTTTCTCTCTCGCAAATCGCGGATTTGGATACAATGGTAACGGTCGTTGATGCAGGTAATTTTCTAAAGGATTATTCCTCTTCGGAAGATCTTGCCGATCGCGATCTAGAGGCAAACGAAGAGGACGAGAGAGCCATCGTCGACCTTCTGATCGAGCAAGTGGAATTTGCGAATGTCCTTTTGGTCAGCAAGATAGATTTGGTTTCGAACGAAGAATTAAATAACTTAACGTCCATTTTGAAGCGCTTGAACCCGGAGGCGCTCGTTGTTCCGATACGGGAAGGGGAAGTGGAGCCGAAACTGATTTTAAATACCGGTCGATTCGATTTTTTAAAGGCCGCGGAGGCGCCCGGATGGCTGAAAGAACTTAGAGGAGAACATCTCCCGGAGACGGAAGAATACGGAGTCACTTCCTTTGTTTACCGATCAAGAAAGCCATTTCATCCGCAGAAATTTTGGGACATACTTCAAGAAGAATGGCCGGGAGTAATTCGTTCCAAAGGATTTTTTTGGTTGGCGTCTCGTATGGATTCTGTTGGCGGTTGGTCTCAGGCGGGTGGGGCTTGTCGAACGGAGGACGCAGGACTCTGGTGGGCCGCGACTCCTAGATCGGAATGGCCTGAAGAGGAATTGGAAAGAGAAATCTCGTTCCAATGGCAGGAACCGTACGGAGATCGAAGACAGGAAATCGTTCTAATCGGAGTTGACATGGACCACGCAGAAATCACAAGCTTACTAGACGGTTGTCTCGTGTCTGATGAGGAATTTTCCTGCGGTCCGATAAGTTGGGAATCCTTTTCGGATCCGTTTCCGAAATGGGAAATTCGAAAAGAGGAAGAGCTCGAAAGTCCGTCCAGATAG
- a CDS encoding leucine-rich repeat domain-containing protein produces MRGAGILLGIILIGCLFPTKSGLPIRTQSGKTLGYYPVETRWMGFDQAPSLEDLSSFQKVEILEFPLSNLSSLEKLPQLPRLRYINLSETKVRNFKPLEKQFKLDSIILNGNPINDIDIATYSGWNRLTRIELSNTKVSRLEFLGIGCAVRHLELRNTLVSDLRPLANCLQLRELYLQGTKVSNLAPLYGLNELMHLQLDGTAVADAAISDLRKKLPYLKVFPGLRKILSSETGLDR; encoded by the coding sequence ATGAGAGGAGCCGGGATTCTTCTAGGGATAATTTTGATCGGATGCTTATTCCCTACGAAATCAGGATTGCCGATCCGAACTCAATCGGGAAAGACACTAGGTTATTATCCGGTCGAAACTCGATGGATGGGCTTTGACCAAGCTCCTTCGCTCGAAGATCTCTCCTCGTTTCAGAAAGTGGAAATCTTGGAATTTCCGCTTTCAAATCTCTCCTCACTGGAAAAGTTACCCCAACTACCGCGTCTTCGATATATCAATCTTAGCGAAACCAAAGTCCGTAATTTTAAACCGTTGGAAAAGCAGTTCAAGTTGGATTCGATTATTCTTAACGGAAATCCGATTAATGATATCGATATCGCCACATATTCGGGCTGGAATCGACTCACTCGAATCGAGCTTTCCAACACTAAAGTTTCTAGGCTGGAATTTCTGGGTATAGGGTGCGCAGTAAGACATCTTGAGCTTCGGAATACGCTAGTTTCCGATCTTCGACCGTTGGCAAATTGTTTACAACTAAGGGAATTGTATCTGCAAGGGACCAAAGTTTCAAACTTGGCTCCGCTGTACGGATTAAACGAACTCATGCATTTGCAATTGGATGGGACTGCGGTCGCGGATGCGGCAATCAGCGATCTCAGAAAAAAATTACCCTATCTAAAGGTCTTTCCCGGCCTACGCAAAATTCTAAGTTCCGAAACCGGATTAGATAGATAG